From the Hevea brasiliensis isolate MT/VB/25A 57/8 chromosome 15, ASM3005281v1, whole genome shotgun sequence genome, one window contains:
- the LOC110644174 gene encoding sodium/calcium exchanger NCL, protein MPAHKPYRHLLLLLLLPILFPVSAVHSRPLSSSQHSNLISDGVHSLRTRPYILLDPFSYEYSCEQTYGFMPCTSTALGNLFLIIVYGYLMFFAATYLSNGSELLLEILGPGIVGGLFLPVLGALPDAMLILVSGLSGSTATAQSQVSVGMGLLAGSTVMLLTIIWGSCVVVGKCDLRETDSVAINGKDTNGFSLTGTGVSTDIWTCYAARIMAISVLPFIIVQLPQLLNSTSGRHLAVLIALIISLLMLISYCLYQVFQPWIQRRRLAYAKHKHVISGILKHLRERTLGRFLTDDGQLNRDVMEKLFHAIDENNDEKLSASEMRALILGIRFEEIDFDRDDAVDKVMKDFDTSLDNSIDLDEFINGISKWIEEAKRAGAAIANSGSKTFKLINDFHVQTKREHALLGPEDRVEDQSDEVVEGVENPRWISIKAVLMLLLGTIIAAVFADPLVDAVDNFSDATSIPTFFISFIALPLATNSSEAVSAIIFASRKTVRTASLTFSELYGAVTMNNLLCLSVFLALVYVRGLTWDFSSEVLVIFIVCIVMGAFASFRSTFPLWTSSVAYLLYPFSLALVYVLDYIFGWS, encoded by the exons ATGCCTGCTCACAAACCTTACCGCCACctactcctcctcctcctccttccgATCCTCTTCCCCGTCTCCGCCGTCCATTCCCGGCCCCTCTCATCGTCTCAGCACTCTAATCTGATTTCTGATGGTGTCCACTCCCTCCGGACACGGCCTTACATCCTCCTCGATCCGTTCTCTTATGAGTATTCCTGTGAGCAGACCTATGGCTTTATGCCTTGTACCTCCACTGCGCTTGGTAACTTGTTTTTGATAATTGTGTATGGATACCTAATGTTCTTTGCTGCTACCTATTTGTCTAATGGTAGCGAGCTCTTGCTTGAGATTTTGGGCCCTGGAATCGTTGGTGGCTTGTTTCTTCCTGTGCTCGGCGCGCTTCCTGATGCAATGCTTATTCTTG TATCTGGACTTTCTGGGAGTACAGCAACAGCTCAAAGCCAGGTCTCTGTCGGAATGGGCTTGTTGGCTGGGTCAACTGTCATGCTACTTACCATTATTTGGGGATCCTGCGTTGTTGTTGGCAAATGTGACCTTCGGGAGACAGATTCTGTTGCCATCAATGGAAAGGACACAAACGGATTCAGCTTAACTG GCACCGGTGTTAGCACTGATATATGGACTTGTTATGCTGCGAGGATAATGGCTATATCTGTTCTCCCATTTATTATTGTTCAACTTCCACAACTCCTCAATTCGACTTCAGGACGGCACTTGGCAGTCTTGATTGCACTTATTATATCTCTCTTAATGTTGATTTCTTATTGCCTTTATCAG GTCTTTCAGCCATGGATCCAGAGGAGACGACTTGCTTATGCAAAGCACAAACACGTGATATCAGGAATTTTGAAACATTTAAGAGAGCGTACTTTGGGAAGGTTCCTGACTGATGATGGTCAACTTAACAGAGACGTAATGGAAAA GTTGTTTCATGCTATTGATGAGAATAATGATGAAAAACTCTCAGCTTCTGAAATGAGAGCGCTGATCTTAGGAATTCGGTTTGAAGAGATTGACTTTGATAGGGATGATGCCGTGGATAAAGTAATGAAAGATTTTGATACATCTCTTGATAATTCTATTGATCTTGACGAGTTCATCAATGGTATCTCGAAATGGATTGAAGAGGCAAAGCGAGCAGGGGCAGCCATAGCCAACTCTGGCTCTAAGACATTTAAGCTTATAAATGATTTTCATGTG CAAACAAAGAGGGAACATGCTCTTTTGGGGCCTGAGGATCGAGTGGAGGATCAAAGTGATGAGGTCGTAGAGGGTGTTGAAAACCCCAGATGGATCTCCATCAAAGCAGTATTGATGTTGTTGTTAGGAACCATTATTGCTGCTGTATTTGCAGATCCCCTGGTGGATGCTGTTGACAATTTTTCTGATGCAACAAGTATTCCTACTttctttatctcttttattgCACTGCCCTTGGCCACCAACTCTAGTGAGGCTGTGTCAGCAATCATCTTTGCTAGCCGGAAGACGGTTAGAACTGCTTCATTAACATTTTCTGAG CTATACGGAGCAGTAACCATGAATAATCTCCTTTGCCTATCGGTATTCTTGGCTCTTGTTTATGTCAGGGGGTTGACATGGGACTTTTCATCTGAAGTTCTGGTTATTTTTATTGTGTGCATTGTGATGGGTGCTTTTGCCAGCTTCCGCTCTACATTTCCTCTCTGGACTTCTTCAGTTGCTTACCTCCTGTATCCCTTCTCACTGGCACTGGTCTATGTTCTTGATTATATTTTCGGTTGGTCGTAG
- the LOC110644168 gene encoding LOW QUALITY PROTEIN: protein IQ-DOMAIN 10 (The sequence of the model RefSeq protein was modified relative to this genomic sequence to represent the inferred CDS: inserted 1 base in 1 codon) — MEVYGACTCPLSACHSLYCTSSRYFYWWSPIFSNPPPXVNSMCLCCFSSGDWFRSIICLRKAKEDRSKNVKVHSGNGKTNGSKKNSNTQRESSSPACANGSPQRSNGVPGMSVEHKAAIRIQTAFRAYMAKRTMRRLKGAVRFNVLIHANDTQKQASSTLSYIHAWSNIQAQIRARRHHMVTEGRIKQKNIENQQKLEAKLHELEMDWCSGSETMEEILSRVQQREEAAVKRERAMAYAFSHQWRANPTQYLGQAYYSIGKENWGWSWKERWIAARPWEIRVHSLPNNPKKGQSMQVSKSEMKITLSTKPALSNGKVNTKAKKLSNISVDNQAAQEAYTTAVSSSGSLIPN, encoded by the exons ATGGAAGTTTATGGGGCGTGTACATGCCCTCTCTCTGCCTGCCATTCCTTATATTGCACTTCTTCTCGTTATTTTTACTGGTGGTCACCCATCTTCTCAAACCCACCAC CTGTCAACAGCATGTGTCTCTGTTGCTTCTCCTCTG GAGACTGGTTTAGGTCGATAATTTGCCTGAGGAAAGCGAAGGAAGATAGGTCCAAAAATGTGAAG GTGCACTCGGGTAATGGAAAAACAAATGGGTCCAAGAAAAATTCCAATACTCAGAGAGAGTCAAGTAGTCCTGCTTGTGCCAATGGCAGCCCACAGAGAAGTAACGGTGTTCCTGGAATGTCAGTAGAACACAAAGCTGCTATTCGAATTCAAACTGCTTTTCGAGCATATATG GCAAAAAGAACAATGCGACGTCTGAAAGGAGCTGTGAGATTTAATGTATTGATTCACGCCAATGATACTCAAAAGCAAGCTTCGAGCACATTGAGCTATATACATGCGTGGAGCAATATACAGGCTCAGATTAGAGCTCGCCGGCACCATATGGTCACAGAAGGCCGGATTAAGCAAAAGAACATAGAAAATCAGCAAAAGCTTGAGGCCAAGCTCCATGAGCTGGAG ATGGATTGGTGTAGCGGCTCTGAAACTATGGAAGAAATCCTTTCTAGGGTGCAACAGAGAGAAGAAGCGGCAGTTAAGCGTGAGCGAGCAATGGCATATGCCTTCTCTCATCAG TGGAGAGCCAATCCTACCCAGTATCTAGGCCAGGCTTATTACAGCATTGGCAAGGAAAATTGGGGTTGGAGCTGGAAAGAGCGTTGGATCGCAGCTCGCCCATGGGAGATTCGGGTTCATTCTCTACCTAACAACCCAAAGAAAGGCCAGAGCATGCAAGTGAGCAAATCAGAGATGAAAATAACACTCTCAACCAAGCCTGCTTTGTCAAATGGAAAGGTCAATACTAAAGCTAAAAAACTGTCCAACATATCTGTTGATAATCAAGCTGCCCAAGAAGCTTATACTACAGCTGTTAGCTCCTCTGGTTCATTGATTCCAAATTGA
- the LOC110644181 gene encoding transcription factor TCP4 yields MGESHRQAATSSRLGTRNTGGEIVEVQGGHIVRSTGRKDRHSKVCTAKGPRDRRVRLSAHTAIQFYDVQDRLGYDRPSKAVDWLIKKAKAAIDELAELPAWHPTTATTTATTQTSAQQDQSNDERDYHLPMENFAVLGGSGSDCTRTVAAATTTTATMGTDIQNMEEQQRLAENPNLSSSFLPPSLDSDAIADTIKSFFPMAASAETSSAPIQFQSYPPDLLSRTSSQSQDLRLSLQSFQEPILLQQPHHGHAQNEQQVLLSGTAHHLGFDVSSAGWSEHHQHRPAEIGRLQRMVAWNAGGAADTGSGGFIFNPTLSQTVLSPPLLQPFFGQNQFCSQRGPLQSSNTPSVRAWIDPGITSDHHHHNQIPQIHQQQSLMSGGGFAASVDGFSGFRVPARIQGEEEEHDGIHNKPSSASSDSRH; encoded by the coding sequence ATGGGAGAGAGTCACCGCCAAGCAGCTACATCGTCAAGACTGGGGACAAGGAACACGGGAGGCGAGATAGTGGAGGTCCAAGGAGGCCACATTGTTCGCTCCACCGGAAGAAAAGACCGCCACAGCAAGGTTTGCACAGCAAAAGGCCCCAGAGACCGCCGCGTCCGGCTTTCAGCACATACTGCAATCCAGTTCTACGACGTGCAGGACCGCCTTGGCTATGACCGTCCCAGCAAGGCCGTAGATTGGCTAATCAAGAAAGCCAAGGCTGCCATAGACGAGCTCGCCGAGCTACCTGCATGGCATCCTACTACTGCAACCACCACCGCCACCACTCAAACGAGCGCCCAACAGGATCAGTCAAATGATGAGAGAGATTATCACCTTCCCATGGAAAATTTTGCTGTTCTTGGCGGTTCTGGCAGCGACTGTACTAGAACAGTAGCAGCAGCAACTACAACAACAGCAACAATGGGAACTGATATTCAAAATATGGAGGAGCAGCAAcgtctagcagaaaatcctaacCTTAGCTCCAGTTTTCTGCCACCATCACTAGACTCGGATGCCATTGCAGATACAATCAAGTCTTTTTTCCCAATGGCTGCATCGGCGGAGACATCTTCCGCGCCAATACAGTTTCAGAGCTATCCACCAGATTTGCTGTCAAGAACCAGTAGCCAGAGCCAAGATCTGCGGCTGTCGCTGCAATCATTTCAAGAGCCAATTCTTTTGCAGCAGCCACATCATGGTCATGCTCAAAATGAACAGCAAGTCTTGTTGTCTGGAACTGCCCATCATCTTGGCTTTGATGTGTCTTCTGCTGGGTGGTCCGAGCACCACCAGCACCGTCCAGCAGAAATCGGCAGATTGCAGCGAATGGTGGCCTGGAATGCTGGTGGTGCAGCCGATACTGGTAGTGGTGGATTTATCTTCAACCCAACACTGTCACAAACTGTGTTGTCGCCGCCACTGTTGCAGCCGTTTTTCGGCCAAAACCAGTTTTGTTCTCAGAGGGGACCCCTTCAGTCCAGTAACACGCCTTCAGTTCGTGCTTGGATAGATCCAGGAATCACTTCCGATCACCATCACCACAATCAAATCCCACAAATCCATCAGCAACAATCTTTGATGTCAGGCGGAGGATTTGCCGCGTCCGTTGATGGATTCTCTGGGTTCCGCGTTCCAGCACGAATTCAGGGCGAAGAAGAGGAGCACGACGGCATCCACAACAAGCCGTCCTCTGCTTCCTCTGATTCTCGCCATTGA
- the LOC131174147 gene encoding uncharacterized protein LOC131174147, with amino-acid sequence MLTMTSSPPAMSSPPKPSNQSSSVPIPENQSHSTSSIPYPSDISSPNSILRPQNIDIFNANTIPFVNSLGWRSVSVQGHGNMPKIWNSCDFNLEKETSCGVDPGLAFRSRLNLPFESNSTWPLPSLMQGAQYPPPPMVNVSSTSSSSSLQNLHMELPSNQSCYGNYTPVWPEEEKLS; translated from the exons ATGTTGACAATGACATCATCACCACCTGCAATGTCATCACCACCCAAACCTTCAAATCAATCTTCATCAGTGCCGATTCCAGAAAATCAGTCTCACTCCACTTCATCAATTCCCTACCCTTCTGATATTTCATCTCCAAATTCAATACTTCGGCCTcaaaatattgatatttttaacGCAAACACTATTCCATTTGTCAATTCTTTGGGTTGGCGATCAGTTTCTGTTCAAGGACATGGAAATATGCCCAAGATTTGGAATTCTTGTGACTTCAATCTTGAAAAGGAGACTAGTTGTGGGGTTGATCCTGGATTGGCCTTCAGGTCCAGGTTAAATTTGCCCTTTGAATCCAATTCCACTTGGCCTCTCCCTAGCTTGATGCAAGGGGCACAGTATCCTCCTCCTCCAATG GTGAATGTGTCATCAACAAGTTCATCATCATCTCTACAAAATTTGCATATGGAGCTCCCTTCAAACCAAAGCTGTTATGGGAACTATACACCTGTTTGGCCAGAGGAAGAAAAGTTGAGTTAA